From a single Sinorhizobium sp. RAC02 genomic region:
- a CDS encoding LuxR family transcriptional regulator, with the protein MRDPDNMLLQQGWSPEFLSTANIDSVQTEYEVLHLMRQCASHFRFSHFLVSRFPANAQQRFSERLLVSNWPADLVRKYDAMNLFHVSRLAVETGMTKLPVQGDSSLFAPSDWGNVQVAEAIALSESHGLSGSTAFLLHSTTSDPYLMVFSGARVPLARPELAELHFAALQLFECLEKTFVAATAGREKLSSREVECLRWAAAGKSSDEIAIILGISVYTVSSYFKSATRKLQAVNRMQAIAIALRLRLI; encoded by the coding sequence ATGAGAGATCCAGACAACATGCTCCTGCAGCAGGGTTGGTCGCCCGAATTCTTGTCCACGGCCAACATCGATTCCGTGCAGACCGAGTATGAGGTGTTGCACCTCATGCGCCAGTGCGCCAGTCACTTCCGCTTCAGCCATTTCCTGGTGTCGCGTTTTCCGGCCAATGCGCAGCAGCGTTTTTCCGAACGCCTGCTCGTCAGCAACTGGCCGGCCGATCTCGTGCGCAAGTACGATGCGATGAACCTCTTCCATGTCAGCCGGCTGGCGGTCGAGACCGGCATGACGAAATTGCCTGTCCAGGGCGACAGTTCGCTTTTCGCGCCCTCGGATTGGGGGAACGTTCAGGTGGCCGAGGCGATCGCACTTTCCGAAAGCCACGGTCTTTCCGGCTCGACGGCCTTCCTGCTGCATTCCACGACGTCGGATCCCTATCTGATGGTGTTTTCCGGCGCGCGCGTGCCGCTTGCTCGTCCGGAGCTGGCGGAGCTGCATTTCGCCGCTCTCCAGCTGTTCGAATGCCTCGAGAAGACGTTCGTTGCGGCGACCGCGGGCCGTGAAAAACTGTCCAGCCGCGAGGTGGAGTGCCTGCGCTGGGCGGCGGCGGGCAAGAGCAGCGACGAGATCGCCATTATTCTCGGTATCTCGGTCTATACGGTGAGCAGCTACTTCAAGAGCGCGACCCGCAAACTTCAGGCCGTCAACCGCATGCAGGCGATCGCCATCGCGTTGCGTCTACGCCTCATCTGA
- a CDS encoding flagellar export protein FliJ: MKSRESLVRLKEFQVKDKRRQLAQLQLMMSEFERMSKELESQIAIEEKKSGITDSNHFAYPTFAKAARQRSDNLQVSIRELKVQQDAAELALEEADAEFAKASALEERDNAVRMRA, encoded by the coding sequence ATGAAGTCGCGTGAGAGCCTAGTTCGCCTGAAGGAATTTCAGGTGAAAGACAAGAGACGGCAGCTGGCCCAGCTTCAGTTGATGATGTCCGAATTCGAACGGATGTCGAAGGAACTGGAAAGCCAGATCGCCATCGAAGAAAAGAAGTCCGGGATCACTGATTCCAACCACTTCGCCTATCCCACCTTTGCCAAGGCGGCGCGGCAGCGCTCCGACAATCTTCAGGTCTCCATCCGGGAACTGAAGGTGCAGCAGGATGCGGCGGAACTGGCACTGGAAGAGGCGGATGCGGAGTTCGCCAAGGCGTCTGCACTGGAAGAGCGTGACAACGCGGTTCGGATGCGCGCCTGA
- a CDS encoding paraquat-inducible protein A gives MCAMILVVPAFLVLSALFLAFGLVLPLVRFEKLYFFDETPSLIDIVVSLWEQGSGGLAILVGLFSIVFPVIKLFGIALEATAPAQPGGRANWIARLLPILGKWSMMDVMLVALVIVAAKTSGMASAFTQPGLWFYAASAIMTGLLQMRLQPVSK, from the coding sequence ATGTGTGCCATGATCCTTGTCGTTCCCGCTTTCCTCGTTCTCTCCGCACTGTTTCTGGCCTTCGGCCTCGTCCTGCCGCTCGTGCGCTTTGAAAAGCTCTATTTCTTCGACGAAACGCCTTCGCTGATCGACATTGTCGTCTCGCTTTGGGAGCAGGGGAGTGGCGGGCTTGCGATACTCGTGGGGCTTTTCTCCATCGTTTTCCCGGTGATAAAGCTCTTCGGCATCGCATTGGAAGCGACTGCGCCGGCCCAGCCTGGCGGCCGGGCAAACTGGATCGCGCGGCTGCTGCCGATCCTCGGAAAATGGTCGATGATGGATGTGATGCTGGTGGCGCTGGTCATCGTTGCGGCGAAGACCAGCGGCATGGCTTCGGCTTTCACCCAGCCCGGCCTCTGGTTCTATGCGGCTTCGGCAATCATGACCGGCCTGTTGCAAATGCGGCTGCAGCCCGTCTCCAAATGA
- a CDS encoding GNAT family N-acetyltransferase: MEILSAETGSKGRYYTVVEGHEAEMTYSRTSPKLVIVDHTGVPDALRGKGVGQALAAYAVEAARKGGWKIMPLCPFFRAQALRHKEWHDVVDV, encoded by the coding sequence ATGGAAATTCTCAGCGCTGAAACCGGCTCGAAGGGCCGCTACTATACCGTCGTCGAGGGGCACGAGGCGGAAATGACCTATTCCCGCACCTCGCCAAAGCTCGTCATCGTCGATCACACCGGCGTGCCGGATGCCCTGCGCGGCAAGGGCGTCGGCCAGGCGCTGGCGGCCTATGCCGTGGAGGCGGCCCGCAAGGGCGGCTGGAAGATCATGCCGCTTTGCCCGTTTTTCCGCGCCCAGGCATTGCGCCACAAGGAATGGCACGACGTCGTCGATGTCTGA
- a CDS encoding DUF1153 domain-containing protein produces MTELIRPRVKYVIGPDGSPLTIADLPPANTRRWVIRRKAEVVAAVRGGLLSLEEACERYTLTVEEFLSWQSSINDHGLAGLRTTRIQQYRH; encoded by the coding sequence ATGACCGAACTGATACGACCCCGCGTTAAATACGTCATCGGCCCCGATGGCAGCCCTCTTACGATTGCCGATCTGCCGCCGGCCAATACGCGGCGATGGGTGATTCGCCGGAAGGCAGAAGTCGTCGCCGCCGTGCGCGGCGGGCTTTTGAGCCTCGAAGAAGCCTGCGAGCGTTATACGCTGACGGTCGAAGAATTCCTGTCCTGGCAGTCGTCCATCAACGATCACGGTCTTGCCGGCCTGCGCACCACACGCATCCAGCAGTACCGCCACTAG